One stretch of Penaeus chinensis breed Huanghai No. 1 chromosome 27, ASM1920278v2, whole genome shotgun sequence DNA includes these proteins:
- the LOC125039449 gene encoding MRG/MORF4L-binding protein-like isoform X2 → MESVNKHFQMMIIHDKLSSSLNCELSTQTIWKKLETLYDLAALDESDKLPFPNDENDFCLPDIEFSDLLDERVKPDDKEEKEIRARGRPPKKEDRDKDDVSSRRDRVREVRDEDDDTPRRQGKRGRDSKPSSPAHTPTSNKRRRN, encoded by the exons ATGGAAA GTGTGAATAAACACTTCCAAATGATGATTATTCATGACAAGCTTAGTTCCTCTCTTAACTGTGAATTATCAACACAAACCATATGGAAGAAACTGGAGACACTGTACGACTTGGCTGCCTTG GATGAATCGGATAAACTACCATTTCCAAATGATGAGAATGATTTTTGTCTCCCAGATATAGAGTTTTCTGATCTTTTAGATGAAAGGGTAAAAccagatgataaagaagagaaggaaattagAGCCAGAGGAAGACCACCAAAGAAAGAGGATAGGGACAAGGATGATG TCTCCAGCAGACGAGATCGAGTCCGAGAGGTCCGAGATGAGGACGATGACACTCCCCGCAGGCAAGGCAAGCGTGGCCGTGACTCTAAACCTTCCTCCCCAGCCCACACTCCAACTTCCAACAAGAGACGCAGAAATTGA
- the LOC125039449 gene encoding MRG/MORF4L-binding protein-like isoform X1: MLNTKMTDIEWNVENEIQLFYAMMGHKPVGVNKHFQMMIIHDKLSSSLNCELSTQTIWKKLETLYDLAALDESDKLPFPNDENDFCLPDIEFSDLLDERVKPDDKEEKEIRARGRPPKKEDRDKDDVSSRRDRVREVRDEDDDTPRRQGKRGRDSKPSSPAHTPTSNKRRRN; encoded by the exons ATGTTGAACACTAAAATGACTGACATTGAGTGGAATGTTGAGAATGAGATCCAGCTGTTTTATGCCATGATGGGCCACAAGCCAGTAG GTGTGAATAAACACTTCCAAATGATGATTATTCATGACAAGCTTAGTTCCTCTCTTAACTGTGAATTATCAACACAAACCATATGGAAGAAACTGGAGACACTGTACGACTTGGCTGCCTTG GATGAATCGGATAAACTACCATTTCCAAATGATGAGAATGATTTTTGTCTCCCAGATATAGAGTTTTCTGATCTTTTAGATGAAAGGGTAAAAccagatgataaagaagagaaggaaattagAGCCAGAGGAAGACCACCAAAGAAAGAGGATAGGGACAAGGATGATG TCTCCAGCAGACGAGATCGAGTCCGAGAGGTCCGAGATGAGGACGATGACACTCCCCGCAGGCAAGGCAAGCGTGGCCGTGACTCTAAACCTTCCTCCCCAGCCCACACTCCAACTTCCAACAAGAGACGCAGAAATTGA